In Aegilops tauschii subsp. strangulata cultivar AL8/78 chromosome 3, Aet v6.0, whole genome shotgun sequence, one genomic interval encodes:
- the LOC141020681 gene encoding uncharacterized protein: MVTEGSRTPSPGRRRVLASPVVRRGRSPTRRGCREVVVQQEVVHQASSTVVYPPLTATNYFEWSLIMKVNMEAQRVWDAIEGGGSFSQDRAALAAILRAVPEEMHSTLAVKATAKEAWDAIKIMRVGDARVREAKTQTLLKEFDAVRMRSGETLDELAMCMNGIANKLRTLGENLDEVKVVKKLLRIVPSKLKTAEDRSDLDEGASNYDQGGGSRLLLTEEEWLARHRRGAGKKKGNFDIRKVRCYNCQEYGHYSKDCTEPRKQRVLLAAATADDEPGLL; encoded by the exons ATGGTGACTGAAGGTTCGCGCACTCCGTCGCCGGGTCGCCGCCGTGTCTTGGCCTCGCCGGTGGTGCGCCGAGGCCGGAGCCCGACGCGGCGTGGCTGCCGTGAGGTGGTGGTGCAGCAGGAGGTCGTCCACCAGGCCAGCAGCACCGTCGTCTACCCGCCGCTGACGGCGACGAACTACTTCGAGTGGTCGCTGATCATGAAGGTGAACATGGAGGCCCAACGCGTGTGGGACGCCATCGAGGGAGGCGGGAGCTTCAGCCAGGACAGGGCGGCGCTTGCGGCAATTCTGCGAGCCGTGCCGGAGGAGATGCACTCCACGCTTGCCGTGAAGGCGACGGCAAAGGAGGCATGGGATGCCATCAAGATCATGCGGGTCGGCGATGCCCGCGTCCGTGAGGCCAAGACGCAGACTCTCCTCAAGGAGTTTGATGCCGTCCGCATGAGGAGCGGCGAGACCCTCGATGAGCTCGCCATGTGCATGAACGGGATCGCCAACAAGCTGCGCACACTCGGCGAGAACCTCGACGAGGTGAAGGTCGTGAAGAAGCTTCTCCGCATCGTGCCGTCCAA GCTCAAAACGGCGGAGGACCGGAGCGACTTGGACGAGGGCGCCAGCAACTACGACCAGGGTGGTGGGAGTCGCCTGCTCCTCACGGAGGAGGAGTGGCTTGCTCGCCACCGCAGAGGCGCcggcaagaagaagggcaacttCGACATACGCAAGGTGCGTTGCTACAACTGTCAAGAGTACGGACATTACTCCAAGGACTGCACCGAGCCAAGGAAACAGCGGGTGCTTCTTGCTGCCGCGACGGCTGACGACGAGCCGGGGCTGCTTTGA
- the LOC141020687 gene encoding uncharacterized protein, producing MVTEGSRTPSPGRRRVSASPVVRRGRSPARRGCREVVVQQDVVHQASSTVVYPPLTATNYFEWSLIMKVNMEAQRVWDAIEGGGSFSQDRAALAAILRAVPEEMHSTLAVKATAKEAWDAIKIMRVGDARVREAMTQTLLKEFDAVRMRSGETLDELAMCMNGIANKLRTLGENLDEVKVVKKLLRIVPSKLKTAEDRSDLDEGASNYDQGGGSRLLLTEEEWLARHRSGAGKKKGNFDIRKVRCYNCQVYGHYSKDCTEPRKQRVLLAAATADDEPGLL from the exons ATGGTGACTGAAGGTTCGCGCACTCCGTCGCCGGGTCGCCGCCGTGTCTCGGCCTCGCCGGTGGTGCGCCGAGGCCGGAGCCCGGCGCGGCGTGGCTGCCGCGAGGTGGTGGTGCAGCAGGACGTCGTCCACCAGGCCAGCAGCACCGTCGTCTACCCGCCGCTGACGGCGACGAACTACTTCGAGTGGTCGCTGATCATGAAGGTGAACATGGAGGCCCAACGCGTGTGGGACGCCATCGAGGGAGGCGGGAGCTTCAGCCAGGACAGGGCGGCGCTTGCGGCAATTCTGCGAGCCGTGCCGGAGGAGATGCACTCCACGCTTGCCGTGAAGGCGACGGCAAAGGAGGCATGGGATGCCATCAAGATCATGCGGGTCGGCGATGCCCGCGTCCGTGAGGCCATGACGCAGACTCTCCTCAAGGAGTTTGATGCCGTCCGCATGAGGAGCGGCGAGACCCTCGATGAGCTCGCCATGTGCATGAACGGGATCGCCAACAAGCTGCGCACACTCGGCGAGAACCTCGACGAGGTGAAGGTCGTGAAGAAGCTTCTCCGCATCGTGCCGTCCAA GCTCAAAACGGCGGAGGACCGGAGCGACTTGGACGAGGGCGCCAGCAACTACGACCAGGGTGGTGGGAGTCGCCTGCTCCTCACGGAGGAGGAGTGGCTTGCTCGCCACCGCAGCGGCGCcggcaagaagaagggcaacttCGACATACGCAAGGTGCGTTGCTACAACTGTCAAGTGTACGGACATTACTCCAAGGACTGCACCGAGCCAAGGAAACAGCGGGTGCTTCTTGCTGCCGCGACGGCCGACGACGAGCCGGGGCTGCTTTGA
- the LOC141020683 gene encoding uncharacterized protein: MVTEGSRTPSPGRRRVSASPVVRRGRSPTRRGCREVVVQQEVVHQASSTVVYPPLMATNYFEWSLIMKVNMEAQRVWDAIEGGGSFSQDRAALAAILRAVPEEMHSTLAVKATEKEAWDAIKIMRVDDARVREAKTQLLLKEFDAVRMRSGETLDELAMCMNGIANKLRTLGENLDEVKVVKKLLRIVPSKLKTAEDRSDLDEGASNYDQGGGSRLLLTEEEWLARHHSGAGKKKGNFDICKVRCYNCQEYGHYSKDCTEPRKQRVLLAAATADDEPGLL, from the exons ATGGTGACTGAAGGTTCGCGCACTCCGTCGCCGGGTCGCCGCCGTGTCTCGGCCTCGCCGGTGGTGCGCCGAGGCCGGAGCCCGACGCGGCGTGGCTGCCGTGAGGTGGTGGTGCAGCAGGAGGTCGTCCACCAGGCCAGCAGCACCGTCGTCTACCCGCCGCTGATGGCGACGAACTACTTCGAGTGGTCGCTGATCATGAAGGTGAACATGGAGGCCCAACGCGTGTGGGACGCCATCGAGGGAGGCGGGAGCTTCAGCCAGGACAGGGCGGCGCTTGCGGCAATTCTGCGAGCCGTGCCGGAGGAGATGCACTCCACGCTTGCCGTGAAGGCGACGGAAAAGGAGGCATGGGATGCCATCAAGATCATGCGGGTCGACGATGCCCGCGTCCGTGAGGCCAAGACGCAGCTTCTCCTCAAGGAGTTTGATGCCGTCCGCATGAGGAGCGGCGAGACCCTCGATGAGCTCGCCATGTGCATGAACGGGATCGCCAACAAGCTACGCACACTCGGCGAGAACCTCGACGAGGTGAAGGTCGTGAAGAAGCTTCTCCGCATCGTGCCGTCCAA GCTCAAAACGGCGGAGGACCGGAGCGACTTGGACGAGGGCGCCAGCAACTACGACCAGGGTGGTGGGAGTCGCCTGCTCCTCACGGAGGAGGAGTGGCTTGCTCGCCACCACAGCGGCGCcggcaagaagaagggcaacttCGACATATGCAAGGTGCGTTGCTACAACTGTCAAGAGTATGGACATTACTCCAAGGACTGCACCGAGCCAAGGAAACAGCGGGTGCTTCTTGCTGCCGCGACGGCCGACGACGAGCCGGGGCTGCTTTGA
- the LOC141020685 gene encoding uncharacterized protein, translating into MVTEGSRTPSPGRRRVSASPVVRRGRSPTRRGCREVVVQQEVVHQASSTVVYPPLTATNYFEWSLIMKVNMEAQRVWDAIEGGGSFSQDRAALAAILRAVLEEMHSTLAVKATVKEAWDAIKIMRVGDARVREAKTQTLLKEFDAVRMRSGETLDELAMCMNGIANKLRTLGENLDEVKVVKKLLRIVPSKLKTAEDRSDLDEGASNYDQGGGSRLLLTEEECLARHRSAAGKKKGNFDIRKVRCYNCQEYGHYSKDCTEPRKQRVLLPAATADDEPGLL; encoded by the exons ATGGTGACTGAAGGTTCGCGCACTCCGTCGCCGGGTCGCCGCCGTGTCTCGGCCTCGCCGGTGGTGCGCCGAGGCCGGAGCCCGACGCGGCGTGGCTGCCGTGAGGTGGTGGTGCAGCAGGAGGTCGTCCACCAGGCCAGCAGCACTGTCGTCTACCCGCCGCTGACGGCGACGAACTACTTCGAGTGGTCGCTGATCATGAAGGTGAACATGGAGGCCCAACGCGTGTGGGACGCCATCGAGGGAGGCGGGAGCTTCAGCCAGGACAGGGCGGCGCTTGCGGCAATTCTGCGAGCCGTGCTGGAGGAGATGCACTCCACGCTTGCCGTGAAGGCGACGGTAAAGGAGGCATGGGATGCCATCAAGATCATGCGGGTCGGCGATGCCCGCGTCCGTGAGGCCAAGACGCAGACTCTCCTCAAGGAGTTTGATGCCGTCCGCATGAGGAGCGGCGAGACCCTCGATGAGCTCGCCATGTGCATGAACGGGATCGCCAACAAGCTGCGCACACTCGGCGAGAACCTCGACGAGGTGAAGGTCGTGAAGAAGCTTCTCCGCATCGTGCCGTCCAA GCTCAAAACGGCGGAGGACCGGAGCGACTTGGACGAGGGCGCCAGCAACTATGACCAGGGTGGTGGGAGTCGCCTGCTCCTCACGGAGGAGGAGTGCCTTGCTCGCCACCGCAGCGCCGCcggcaagaagaagggcaacttCGACATACGCAAGGTGCGTTGCTACAACTGTCAAGAGTACGGACATTACTCCAAGGACTGCACCGAGCCAAGGAAACAGCGGGTGCTTCTTCCTGCCGCGACCGCCGACGACGAGCCGGGGCTGCTTTGA
- the LOC141020682 gene encoding uncharacterized protein produces the protein MVTEGSRTPSPGRRRVSASPVVRRGRSPTRRGCREVVVQQEVVHQASSTVVYPPLTATNYFEWSLIMKVNMEAQRVWDAIEGGGSFSQDRAALAAILRAVPEEMHSTLAVKATGKEAWDAIKIMRVGDARVREAKTQTLLKEFDAVRMRSGETLDELAMCMNGIANKLRTLGENLDEVKVVKKLLRIVPSKLKTAEDRSDLDEGASNYDQGGGSRLLLTEEEWLARHRSGAGKKKGNFDVRKVRCYNCQEYGHYSKDCTEPRKQRVLLAAATADDEPGLL, from the exons ATGGTGACTGAAGGTTCGCGCACTCCGTCGCCGGGACGCCGCCGTGTCTCGGCCTCGCCGGTGGTGCGCCGAGGCCGGAGCCCGACGCGGCGTGGCTGCCGTGAGGTGGTGGTGCAGCAGGAGGTCGTCCACCAGGCCAGCAGCACCGTCGTCTACCCGCCGCTGACGGCGACGAACTACTTCGAGTGGTCGCTGATCATGAAGGTGAACATGGAGGCCCAACGCGTGTGGGACGCCATCGAGGGAGGCGGGAGCTTCAGCCAGGACAGGGCGGCGCTTGCGGCAATTCTGCGAGCCGTGCCGGAGGAGATGCACTCCACGCTTGCCGTGAAGGCGACGGGAAAGGAGGCATGGGATGCCATCAAGATCATGCGGGTCGGCGATGCCCGCGTCCGTGAGGCCAAGACACAGACTCTCCTCAAGGAGTTTGATGCCGTCCGCATGAGGAGCGGCGAGACCCTCGATGAGCTCGCCATGTGCATGAACGGGATCGCCAACAAGCTGCGCACACTCGGCGAGAACCTCGACGAGGTGAAGGTCGTGAAGAAGCTTCTCCGCATCGTGCCGTCCAA GCTCAAAACAGCGGAGGACCGGAGCGACTTGGACGAGGGCGCCAGCAACTACGACCAGGGTGGTGGGAGTCGCCTGCTCCTCACGGAGGAGGAGTGGCTTGCTCGCCACCGCAGCGGCGCcggcaagaagaagggcaacttCGACGTACGCAAGGTGCGTTGCTACAATTGTCAAGAGTACGGACATTACTCCAAGGACTGCACCGAGCCAAGGAAACAGCGGGTGCTTCTTGCTGCCGCGACGGCCGACGACGAGCCGGGGCTGCTTTGA
- the LOC141020684 gene encoding uncharacterized protein, with product MVTEGSRTPSPGRRRVSASPVVRRGRSPTRRGCREVVVQQEVVHQASSTVVYPPLTATNYFEWSLIMKVNMEAQRVWDAIEGGGSFSQDRAALAAILRAVPEEMHSTLAVKVTAKEAWDAIKIMRVGDARVREAKTQTLLKEFDAVRMRSGETLDELAMCMNGIAHKLRTLGENLDEVKVVKKLLRIVPSKLKTAEDRSDLDEGASNYDQGGGSRLLLTEEEWLARHRSGAGKKKGNFDIRKVRCYNCQEYGHYSKDCTEPRKKRVFLPAATADDEPGLL from the exons ATGGTGACTGAAGGTTCGCGCACTCCGTCGCCGGGTCGCCGCCGTGTCTCGGCCTCGCCGGTGGTGCGCCGAGGCCGGAGCCCGACGCGGCGTGGCTGCCGTGAGGTGGTGGTGCAGCAGGAGGTCGTCCACCAGGCCAGCAGCACCGTCGTCTACCCGCCGCTGACGGCGACGAACTACTTCGAGTGGTCGCTGATCATGAAGGTGAACATGGAGGCCCAACGCGTGTGGGATGCCATCGAGGGAGGCGGGAGCTTCAGCCAGGACAGGGCGGCGCTTGCGGCAATTCTGCGAGCCGTGCCGGAGGAGATGCACTCCACGCTTGCCGTGAAGGTGACGGCAAAGGAGGCATGGGATGCCATCAAGATCATGCGGGTCGGTGATGCCCGCGTCCGTGAGGCCAAGACGCAGACTCTCCTCAAGGAGTTTGATGCCGTCCGCATGAGGAGCGGCGAGACCCTCGATGAGCTCGCCATGTGCATGAACGGGATCGCCCACAAGCTGCGCACACTCGGCGAGAACCTCGACGAGGTGAAGGTCGTGAAGAAGCTTCTCCGCATCGTGCCGTCCAA GCTCAAAACGGCGGAGGACCGGAGCGACTTGGACGAGGGCGCCAGCAACTACGACCAGGGTGGTGGGAGTCGCCTGCTCCTCACGGAGGAGGAGTGGCTTGCTCGCCACCGCAGCGGCGCcggcaagaagaagggcaacttCGACATACGCAAGGTGCGTTGCTACAACTGTCAAGAGTACGGACATTACTCCAAGGACTGCACCGAGCCAAGGAAAAAGCGGGTGTTTCTTCCTGCCGCGACGGCCGACGACGAGCCGGGGCTGCTTTGA
- the LOC141020686 gene encoding uncharacterized protein gives MVTEGSRTPSPGRRRVSASPVVRRGRSPARRGCREVVVQQDVVHQASSTVVYPPLTATNYFEWSLIMKVNMEAQRVWDAIEGGGSFSQDRAALAAILRAVPEEMHSTLAVKATAKEAWDAIKIMRVGDARVREAKTQTLLKEFDAVRMRSGETLDELAMCMNGIANKLRTLGENLDEVKVVKKLLRIVPSKLKTAEDRSDLDEGASNYDQGGGSRLLLTEEEWLARHRSGAGKKKGNFDIRKVRCYNCQEYGHYSKDCTEPRKQRVLLAAATADDEPGLL, from the exons ATGGTGACTGAAGGTTCGCGCACTCCGTCGCCGGGTCGCCGCCGTGTCTCGGCCTCGCCGGTGGTGCGCCGAGGCCGGAGCCCGGCGCGGCGTGGCTGCCGCGAGGTGGTGGTGCAGCAGGACGTCGTCCACCAGGCCAGCAGCACCGTCGTCTACCCGCCGCTGACGGCGACGAACTACTTCGAGTGGTCGCTGATCATGAAGGTGAACATGGAGGCCCAACGCGTGTGGGACGCCATCGAGGGAGGCGGGAGCTTCAGCCAGGACAGGGCGGCGCTTGCGGCAATTCTGCGAGCCGTGCCGGAGGAGATGCACTCCACGCTTGCCGTGAAGGCGACGGCAAAGGAGGCATGGGATGCCATCAAGATCATGCGGGTCGGCGATGCCCGCGTCCGTGAGGCCAAGACGCAGACTCTCCTCAAGGAGTTTGATGCCGTCCGCATGAGGAGCGGCGAGACCCTCGATGAGCTCGCCATGTGCATGAACGGGATCGCCAACAAGCTGCGCACACTCGGCGAGAACCTCGACGAGGTGAAGGTCGTGAAGAAGCTTCTCCGCATCGTGCCGTCCAA GCTCAAAACGGCGGAGGACCGGAGCGACTTGGACGAGGGCGCCAGCAACTACGACCAGGGTGGTGGGAGTCGCCTGCTCCTCACGGAGGAGGAGTGGCTTGCTCGCCACCGCAGCGGCGCcggcaagaagaagggcaacttCGACATACGCAAGGTGCGTTGCTACAACTGTCAAGAGTACGGACATTACTCCAAGGACTGCACCGAGCCAAGGAAACAGCGGGTGCTTCTTGCTGCCGCGACGGCCGACGACGAGCCGGGGCTGCTTTGA
- the LOC141020680 gene encoding uncharacterized protein, with protein MVTEGSRTPSPGRRRVSASPVVRRRRSPTRRGCREVVVQQEVVHQANSTVVYPPLTATKYFEWSLIMKVNMEAQRVWDAIEGGGSFSQDRAALAAILRAVPEEMHSTLAVKATAKEAWDAIKIMRVGDARVREAKTQTLLKEFDAVRTRSGETLDELAMCMNGIANKLRTLGENLDEVKVMKKLLRIVPSKLKTAEDRSDLDEGASNYDQGGGSRLLLTEEEWLARHRSGAGKKKGNFDIRKVRCYNCQEYGHYSKDCTEPRKQRVLLAAATADDEPGLL; from the exons ATGGTGACTGAAGGTTCGCGCACTCCGTCGCCGGGTCGCCGCCGTGTCTCAGCCTCGCCGGTGGTGCGCCGACGCCGGAGCCCGACGCGGCGTGGCTGCCGTGAGGTGGTGGTGCAGCAGGAGGTCGTCCACCAGGCCAACAGCACCGTCGTCTACCCGCCGCTGACGGCGACGAAATACTTCGAGTGGTCGCTGATCATGAAGGTGAACATGGAGGCCCAACGCGTGTGGGACGCCATCGAGGGAGGCGGGAGCTTCAGCCAGGACAGGGCGGCGCTTGCGGCAATTCTGCGAGCCGTGCCGGAGGAGATGCACTCCACGCTTGCCGTGAAGGCGACGGCAAAGGAGGCATGGGATGCCATCAAGATCATGCGGGTCGGCGATGCCCGCGTCCGTGAGGCCAAGACGCAGACTCTCCTCAAGGAGTTTGATGCCGTCCGCACGAGGAGCGGCGAGACCCTCGATGAGCTCGCCATGTGCATGAACGGGATCGCCAACAAGCTGCGCACACTCGGCGAGAACCTCGACGAGGTGAAGGTCATGAAGAAGCTTCTCCGCATCGTGCCGTCCAA GCTCAAAACGGCGGAGGACCGGAGCGACTTGGACGAGGGCGCCAGCAACTACGACCAGGGTGGTGGGAGTCGCCTGCTCCTCACGGAGGAGGAGTGGCTTGCTCGCCACCGCAGCGGCGCcggcaagaagaagggcaacttCGACATACGCAAGGTGCGTTGCTACAACTGTCAAGAGTACGGACATTACTCCAAGGACTGCACCGAGCCAAGGAAACAGCGGGTGCTTCTTGCTGCCGCGACGGCCGACGACGAGCCGGGGCTGCTTTGA